A single genomic interval of Hydractinia symbiolongicarpus strain clone_291-10 chromosome 8, HSymV2.1, whole genome shotgun sequence harbors:
- the LOC130655471 gene encoding uncharacterized protein LOC130655471 yields MVKASGYIGVELITSLANQIIKDGAIPSEWQSSVIVNCFKGKGDALERGNYRGLKLVDQVMKVIERVIDKLLRERIDIDKMQFGFVPGRGTTDAIFLLRQLQEKYLGKRKNLYFAFVDLEKAFDRVPRKVIWWAMRKLGVDEWLVTMVQSMYSNARSRVRINDSLSDEFSVNVGVHQGSVLSPLLFILVLEALSMEFRTGCPWELLYADDLVLIAESMEELVEKFEKWKKGLEEKGLKVNTAKSKVMISSIAAKCDLVVGKWPCGVCRKGVGSNSIFCQTCKHWVHKKCSSISGRLRAGIQFVCKRCKGEIIENEVFPALMMYNSGSLEIVKNFCYLGDMLGSEGGVGRSVTCRIGSAWKKFRELLPLLTSRVLSIEVKGKLYEACVRSVMLYGSETWAVKQEDLDRLERNDMRMVRWMCKASLRDRKSSDELRSRLSLCRIKDVIQIRRLNWLGHLERMEEDNWVRKCRDLIVPGAKPRGRPRKTWQEVIRTDLIERKLSLDLTQSRSDWKRVINIPYFGHVEKEVKIERVAIPVDARSSCLGFTI; encoded by the exons atggtaaaagcatctggatatattggagttgagcttattacaagtcttgctaaccagattataaaggatggtgctattccgagtgagtggcagtcgagtgtaatagtgaattgtttcaagggcaagggtgatgcattagaaaggggtaactatagaggtttgaagttggttgatcaagtaatgaaagttattgaaagagtgattgataagttacttagagaaagaattgatatagataagatgcaatttggttttgttccagggcgtggcactacagatgcaatatttttactcagacagcttcaggaaaagtatttaggaaagagaaagaatctctattttgcctttgtagatttagagaaagcttttgatagagtgccacgtaaagttatttggtgggctatgagaaaattaggtgtggatgagtggctagttacgatggttcagtctatgtacagcaatgctagaagtcgtgtcaggattaacgattcacttagtgatgaatttagtgtaaatgttggtgtacatcagggttctgtacttagtcctttgttgtttattctagtcttagaagcgctgtcgatggagttcagaacaggttgcccatgggagttattgtatgcagatgatttggttctcatagcagagtcgatggaagaattagttgaaaagtttgagaagtggaagaaaggactagaagagaaagggctgaaggtaaacacagcaaagtctaaagtcatgataagtagcattgcagccaagtgtgaccttgtagttggaaagtggccttgtggagtttgcaggaaaggggttggtagtaactcaattttttgtcagacttgcaagcattgggtacataagaagtgcagtagtattagtggaaggttaagagctggcatacagtttgtatgcaagcgttgcaaaggtgagattatagagaatgaagtatttccagctttaatgatgtacaacagtggctcgttagagatagtcaagaacttctgttacttaggtgatatgttgggcagtgaagggggtgttggaagaagtgttacttgcaggataggttctgcttggaaaaagtttagagagttacttcctttattgactagcagagtcctgtcaattgaggtaaaaggtaagttgtatgaggcctgtgtaagaagtgttatgttgtacggtagtgagacatgggcagtgaagcaggaagatcttgaccgtttagaaaggaatgatatgagaatggttaggtggatgtgtaaggccagtctgagagacagaaagagttcagatgagctaagaagcaggctaagtctctgtagaattaaagatgttatccagataagaagattgaattggctggggcacttggaaagaatggaggaggataattgggtaagaaagtgtagagacttgatagttcctggggcaaagcccagaggcagaccgagaaagacttggcaggaggttataaggacagacttgatagagaggaagttgagtttagatctaacacagtctagatcagattggaagagggtcattaatatacc ctatttcggacatgtagaaaaggaagttaagattgagagagtcgctataccagtagacgctcgatcatcgtgtttggggttcacgatttaa